A genomic stretch from Methylorubrum extorquens includes:
- the atpH gene encoding ATP synthase F1, delta subunit (Evidence 2b : Function from indirect experimental evidences (e.g. phenotypes); Product type e : enzyme), whose product MAGVAGRYALALYELAHDQGQVDDVAKNLDAFDALYRESDDLRRLVRSPAYSAAEQTAAVGALLDRAGISGLAANFIKLTAANRRLFALPGMIRAYREKVRESKGIIRAEVRVAEKPSDAVIEDIKASLRDVAKSEIDLDLHIDPSLIGGIVVKMGSRMVDASLRTKLNSIRLAMREAR is encoded by the coding sequence TTGGCCGGTGTGGCGGGCCGCTACGCGTTGGCCCTGTACGAACTGGCTCACGATCAGGGTCAGGTCGATGACGTCGCGAAGAACCTCGACGCGTTCGACGCACTCTATCGCGAGAGCGACGACCTGCGCCGCCTCGTGCGGAGCCCGGCCTACTCGGCCGCGGAGCAGACGGCTGCCGTGGGCGCCCTGCTCGATCGGGCGGGAATCTCGGGCCTGGCCGCCAACTTCATCAAGCTCACGGCCGCCAACCGCCGCCTCTTCGCCCTGCCGGGCATGATCCGCGCCTATCGCGAGAAGGTGCGTGAATCCAAGGGCATCATCCGCGCCGAGGTCCGCGTCGCCGAGAAGCCCTCCGACGCGGTGATCGAGGACATCAAGGCCTCGCTGCGCGACGTCGCCAAAAGCGAGATCGATCTCGATCTCCACATCGACCCGAGCCTGATCGGCGGCATCGTCGTCAAGATGGGCTCGCGCATGGTCGACGCCTCGCTCCGGACCAAGCTCAACAGCATTCGCCTCGCCATGCGGGAAGCCCGCTGA
- the hemH gene encoding ferrochelatase (Evidence 2b : Function from indirect experimental evidences (e.g. phenotypes); PubMedId : 11743193, 11743194; Product type e : enzyme), protein MNERVEPHTLLRDPVPVAPTALPPDHPAVRTGRVGVLLMNLGTPEGTSYWPMRRYLKEFLSDRRVIEVPRLIWWPLLNLIILTKRPGPKGRDYASIWNNERDEGPLKTITRGQCEKLQAAMGDSVVVDWAMRYGKPEVSLRIQALLDQGCDRILLVPLYPQYAAATSATACDQAFKALMQMRWQPTVRVSPPYHDDPVYIEAMAQSIREGLAKLDFEPEVILTSFHGVPKSYLLKGDPYHCQCLKTGRLIREAMGYTPERMRVTFQSRFGNEEWLKPYTDETVQALAKSGVKRMAIVAPGFTADCLETLEELDGENRHYFEENGGEKYAFIPCLNDSDLGMRVIENVVRRELQGWI, encoded by the coding sequence ATGAACGAACGCGTCGAACCTCACACCCTCCTGCGCGATCCCGTGCCGGTCGCGCCCACCGCCCTGCCGCCCGACCACCCGGCGGTGCGAACCGGCCGCGTCGGCGTGCTGCTGATGAATCTCGGCACCCCCGAGGGCACGAGCTACTGGCCGATGCGCCGCTATCTCAAGGAGTTCCTCTCCGACCGCCGGGTGATCGAGGTGCCGCGGCTGATCTGGTGGCCGCTGCTCAATCTCATCATCCTGACCAAGCGGCCGGGGCCGAAGGGCCGCGACTACGCCAGCATCTGGAACAACGAACGCGACGAGGGGCCGCTCAAGACGATCACCCGCGGCCAGTGCGAGAAGCTCCAGGCGGCGATGGGCGATTCCGTCGTGGTCGATTGGGCGATGCGCTACGGCAAGCCGGAGGTGAGCCTGCGCATCCAGGCGCTGCTCGACCAGGGCTGCGACCGCATCCTGCTGGTGCCGCTCTATCCGCAATACGCGGCGGCGACCTCGGCCACCGCCTGCGATCAGGCCTTCAAGGCCCTGATGCAGATGCGCTGGCAGCCGACCGTGCGGGTCTCGCCACCCTACCACGACGATCCCGTTTACATCGAAGCCATGGCCCAATCGATCCGCGAGGGTTTGGCCAAGCTCGATTTCGAGCCGGAGGTGATCCTCACCTCGTTCCACGGCGTGCCCAAGAGCTATCTGCTCAAGGGCGACCCCTACCATTGCCAGTGCCTCAAGACCGGCCGGCTGATCCGCGAAGCGATGGGCTACACGCCGGAGCGGATGCGCGTGACCTTCCAGTCGCGCTTCGGCAACGAGGAATGGCTCAAGCCCTATACCGACGAGACCGTGCAGGCGCTGGCCAAGTCCGGCGTGAAGCGCATGGCGATCGTGGCGCCGGGCTTCACCGCCGACTGCCTGGAGACGCTGGAGGAACTCGACGGCGAGAACCGCCACTATTTCGAGGAGAATGGCGGCGAGAAATACGCCTTCATTCCCTGCCTCAACGATTCCGACCTCGGCATGCGGGTGATCGAGAACGTGGTGCGCCGGGAATTGCAGGGCTGGATCTGA
- a CDS encoding putative 5'-nucleotidase, 2'3'-cyclic-nucleotide 2'-phosphodiesterase (Evidence 3 : Putative function from multiple computational evidences; Product type e : enzyme), with amino-acid sequence MRPSRRETVVGLGAGLLAAGTGAALAGTPTFTLLLVNDIYAMDAVEGRGGFARLNAVVKAERARGVPLLYAHAGDSFSPSLMSGFDRGAHIVELLNLAPPDVFVPGNHEFDFGPEVFAERRREARFPFLAANLRGADGRQLPGIEDTRLIELGGIRVGLVGIALQATPEKSQSGTLRFGPEIETLAREADALRKAGAQMIVGIAHTARVTDDAIVGARLVDILLSGHDHDLVVRDDGQTVMVESSHDAHYVTAVDVFVTGTGDGPVRWRAAFRIHDTAEVTPDPDTLAVVRRLGGELSRELDVVIGTTQGALDSRIASVRVREASFGDLVADAVRVGTEAEIGLMNGGGIRGDRLYPAGTSLTRRDILSELPFGNTTVLVAIDGATLREALENGFRDLGRPSGRFLQLSGMVVTLDPNAPPGRRVVSATVGGAPLDDARIYRVAANDFMLRGGNDYGMLAKGRVLIGGTDGRLLANEVMAYIRTHAPLPAETGGRIRLL; translated from the coding sequence ATGCGCCCGAGCCGCCGCGAGACCGTCGTCGGGCTTGGCGCGGGTCTCCTCGCAGCCGGCACCGGTGCGGCGCTGGCCGGCACGCCGACCTTCACCCTGCTCCTCGTCAACGACATCTACGCGATGGACGCGGTGGAGGGGCGCGGCGGCTTTGCCCGGCTCAACGCGGTGGTGAAGGCCGAGCGCGCCCGCGGCGTGCCGCTGCTCTACGCGCATGCCGGCGACAGCTTCTCGCCCTCGCTGATGTCGGGCTTCGACCGGGGCGCGCATATCGTCGAACTTTTGAATCTGGCACCCCCCGACGTGTTCGTGCCGGGCAATCACGAGTTCGATTTCGGCCCCGAGGTGTTCGCCGAGCGCCGGAGGGAGGCCCGCTTCCCCTTCCTCGCCGCCAACCTGCGCGGGGCGGACGGCCGACAACTGCCCGGCATCGAGGATACGCGGCTGATCGAACTCGGCGGCATCCGCGTCGGCCTCGTCGGCATCGCCCTGCAGGCGACGCCGGAAAAATCGCAATCCGGGACCTTACGCTTCGGCCCTGAGATCGAGACCCTGGCGCGCGAGGCGGACGCCCTGCGCAAGGCTGGGGCGCAGATGATCGTCGGGATCGCCCACACCGCGCGGGTGACCGACGACGCGATCGTGGGGGCGCGCCTCGTCGATATCCTGCTCTCGGGCCACGACCACGACCTCGTCGTGCGCGACGACGGGCAGACGGTGATGGTCGAATCGAGCCACGACGCCCACTACGTCACCGCGGTCGATGTCTTCGTCACGGGGACCGGCGACGGGCCGGTGCGCTGGCGCGCCGCCTTCCGCATCCACGACACCGCCGAGGTGACGCCCGATCCGGACACGCTCGCCGTGGTGCGCCGGCTCGGGGGCGAGCTGTCGCGGGAACTCGACGTCGTGATCGGCACGACGCAAGGCGCGCTCGACAGCCGGATCGCCTCGGTGCGGGTGCGGGAAGCGAGTTTCGGCGATCTCGTCGCCGACGCGGTGCGGGTGGGGACCGAGGCCGAGATCGGCCTGATGAACGGCGGCGGCATCCGCGGCGACCGGCTCTACCCGGCGGGCACCAGCCTGACGCGGCGCGACATCCTCAGCGAACTGCCCTTCGGCAACACCACCGTGCTCGTGGCGATCGACGGGGCGACCCTGCGCGAGGCCCTGGAGAACGGGTTTCGCGATCTCGGCCGCCCCTCGGGCCGGTTCCTGCAACTCTCGGGAATGGTGGTGACGCTCGACCCGAACGCGCCGCCGGGCCGGCGCGTCGTGTCGGCGACGGTCGGGGGTGCCCCCCTGGACGACGCCCGCATCTACCGCGTGGCCGCCAACGACTTCATGCTGCGCGGCGGCAACGATTACGGGATGCTGGCGAAGGGCCGCGTCCTGATCGGCGGCACCGACGGGCGGCTGCTCGCCAACGAGGTGATGGCCTATATCCGCACCCACGCACCGCTGCCGGCCGAGACCGGAGGGCGGATTCGGTTACTCTGA
- a CDS encoding conserved protein of unknown function; putative rhodanese/cell cycle control phosphatase domain (Evidence 4 : Unknown function but conserved in other organisms; PubMedId : 12471500), which produces MATLTTISVEKLARLIGTPGCPAIVDVRTDKAFLANQRHVPGSLVRAPDRVAEWAPRLRGRSVVVVCEDGRRNSHGVAAWLRSAGVDAEALQGGLADWAAAERPMVPADKIRNRDAQGRTVWVTRARPKVDRIACPWLIRRFVDPDAVFLFVPPSEVVGVAERFEAAPFDIDDPGTFWSHRGDLCTFDVMVEELGLATPPLLHLATLVRGADTGRPDLAPEAAGLLAASLGLSRIYADDLAQLDAGMLLYDAFYRWCRDATEETHNWPTNKPKERA; this is translated from the coding sequence ATGGCTACGCTCACCACCATCTCCGTTGAAAAACTTGCGCGCCTAATCGGCACTCCCGGCTGCCCGGCCATTGTGGACGTGCGCACCGACAAGGCGTTCCTCGCCAACCAGCGCCATGTGCCGGGCTCCCTGGTCCGGGCGCCCGACCGAGTCGCCGAGTGGGCGCCCCGACTACGCGGCAGGTCGGTCGTGGTCGTGTGCGAGGATGGGCGCCGGAACAGCCATGGGGTCGCCGCTTGGCTGCGCAGCGCCGGCGTCGACGCCGAGGCGCTCCAAGGCGGATTGGCGGATTGGGCGGCCGCCGAACGGCCCATGGTTCCGGCCGACAAGATCCGCAACCGCGATGCGCAGGGCCGCACCGTCTGGGTCACGCGCGCACGGCCCAAGGTCGACCGCATCGCCTGCCCATGGCTCATCCGCCGCTTCGTCGATCCGGACGCGGTCTTTCTCTTTGTGCCGCCGAGCGAGGTTGTCGGCGTCGCGGAACGGTTCGAGGCCGCCCCGTTCGACATCGACGACCCCGGCACCTTCTGGAGCCACCGGGGCGATCTCTGCACCTTCGACGTCATGGTCGAGGAGCTCGGCCTCGCCACGCCGCCGCTCCTGCACCTCGCGACCCTCGTGCGCGGGGCCGACACGGGCCGGCCGGATCTCGCACCCGAGGCCGCCGGCCTGCTCGCGGCCTCGCTCGGCCTGTCGCGCATCTACGCGGACGACCTCGCCCAGCTCGACGCCGGGATGCTCCTCTACGACGCCTTCTACCGCTGGTGCCGCGACGCCACGGAGGAGACGCATAACTGGCCGACCAACAAGCCCAAGGAGAGAGCCTGA
- the ung gene encoding Uracil-DNA glycosylase (UDG) (Evidence 2b : Function from indirect experimental evidences (e.g. phenotypes); PubMedId : 10984043; Product type e : enzyme), with translation MAHLFTANGMTDAGVKGPVEAALAAFRASGSPWLDLPFFREGAADRVAKKVDARVAAGATVLPEPAAIFRALTLTPLPAVKAVILGQDPYPTPGDANGLAFSYVGPRRLPASLKVILAELAPEGEKPDLSTGDLTPWAERGVLLLNAALTTEAGKSGAHLRFGWSQLTDEAVEAVSARDAPAVFLLWGAQARAREALIDTSRHGVIASGHPSPLNRARDFPGSRPFDRANAWLEAQGRAPIDWRLGEG, from the coding sequence ATGGCCCACCTCTTCACTGCAAACGGGATGACCGATGCTGGTGTGAAAGGACCCGTCGAGGCCGCACTCGCCGCCTTCCGCGCCAGCGGCTCCCCCTGGCTCGACCTGCCCTTCTTCCGGGAGGGGGCGGCGGATCGGGTCGCGAAAAAGGTCGATGCGCGCGTCGCGGCCGGGGCGACAGTGCTGCCGGAGCCCGCGGCGATCTTCCGGGCGCTGACGCTGACGCCCCTGCCCGCGGTGAAGGCGGTGATCCTCGGCCAGGACCCCTACCCCACGCCGGGCGACGCCAACGGGCTCGCCTTCTCCTATGTCGGCCCGCGCCGCCTGCCGGCCTCGCTCAAGGTGATCCTGGCCGAACTCGCTCCCGAGGGGGAAAAGCCCGACCTCTCGACCGGCGACCTCACGCCCTGGGCGGAGCGCGGGGTGCTGCTTCTGAACGCGGCGCTCACGACGGAGGCCGGCAAGTCCGGCGCGCATCTGCGGTTCGGCTGGTCGCAACTCACCGACGAGGCGGTGGAAGCCGTCTCCGCCCGCGACGCGCCGGCGGTGTTCCTGCTCTGGGGCGCCCAGGCCCGCGCCCGCGAGGCGCTGATCGACACCAGCCGCCACGGCGTCATCGCCTCGGGCCACCCCTCGCCGCTCAACCGCGCCCGCGACTTCCCCGGCTCGCGGCCGTTCGACCGGGCGAATGCGTGGCTCGAAGCGCAGGGCCGCGCGCCGATCGACTGGCGGTTGGGCGAGGGCTGA
- a CDS encoding Methyltransferase type 11, giving the protein MPSPRYFLKHFVPFTGYPYEGAPAACNLCGCRDAVTVAETDRRLKTLRSIACLQCGLIRTDPMPTPDELAEYYSTAYRADYQLAFAGGPPRHHLNRSAREATFRADLLAPKLKAGAQLLDFGSGSGEFLAEAKRRGCEVIGVEPGRDYATFARTHHGVEVLDEAEDPNRFPAGHFDVISTHHVLEHLRNPAETMERLAGWLKPDGILYAAVPNMAATGKPPHERFHFAHVHGYVRETFDLLARRAGLVPHTEYWREDTTVVYRKTDAPAVPLKNPGLADRLAVDLKPMSAGLYFASGAWIWPALRRNAKAVRDGMSKDGLTKR; this is encoded by the coding sequence ATGCCGTCCCCCCGCTACTTCCTGAAGCACTTCGTGCCGTTCACCGGCTACCCCTATGAGGGGGCGCCGGCCGCGTGCAACCTGTGCGGATGCCGCGACGCCGTCACCGTGGCCGAGACCGACCGGCGGCTCAAGACCCTGCGCTCGATCGCCTGCCTGCAATGCGGCCTGATCCGCACCGATCCGATGCCGACACCGGACGAGCTGGCCGAATATTATTCGACCGCCTACCGCGCCGATTATCAGCTCGCCTTCGCGGGCGGGCCGCCGCGCCACCATCTCAACCGCTCGGCCCGCGAGGCGACGTTCCGCGCCGACCTGCTGGCGCCGAAGCTGAAGGCGGGCGCGCAGCTGCTCGATTTCGGCTCAGGCTCCGGCGAGTTCCTGGCGGAGGCCAAACGGCGCGGCTGCGAGGTGATCGGCGTCGAGCCCGGCCGCGACTACGCGACCTTTGCCCGGACGCATCACGGCGTCGAGGTGCTCGACGAGGCCGAGGACCCGAACCGCTTCCCCGCCGGCCATTTCGACGTGATCTCAACGCACCACGTGCTGGAGCATCTGCGCAACCCGGCCGAGACGATGGAGCGGCTGGCCGGCTGGCTGAAGCCCGATGGCATCCTCTACGCGGCGGTGCCGAACATGGCCGCCACCGGCAAGCCGCCGCACGAGCGCTTCCACTTCGCCCATGTCCACGGCTATGTGCGCGAGACCTTCGACCTGCTGGCCCGTCGCGCCGGCCTCGTGCCGCATACCGAGTACTGGCGCGAGGACACCACGGTGGTCTACCGCAAGACCGATGCGCCCGCCGTGCCGCTGAAAAATCCCGGCCTCGCCGACCGGCTCGCCGTCGATCTGAAGCCGATGTCGGCGGGACTCTACTTCGCCTCGGGCGCCTGGATCTGGCCGGCGCTGCGGCGCAACGCCAAGGCGGTGCGGGACGGGATGAGCAAGGACGGGCTCACCAAGCGCTGA